A single genomic interval of Lathyrus oleraceus cultivar Zhongwan6 chromosome 7, CAAS_Psat_ZW6_1.0, whole genome shotgun sequence harbors:
- the LOC127102675 gene encoding protein MAINTENANCE OF MERISTEMS-like produces MIKKNGDLNNVVLRRGVDGRIPDHSLGRGASTSAAEAASYPGGPYNTSLLVKYELHVAHHLWFGEERGLKKELKVVGHELKLTSRVPLALPQQMESWISRSESSLLQRTSLNKIDTNLAFATRAYLLMLVDSTIFADKTFTLVETRYLLLFTDLDRCSGYSWGATALVSYTDTLEMRPCSVASSLVDILLSYRGENWKPDDNYGLPRAMKWSYRQGVLKVDDLLSILEELILADVIWPPFEDHRGWRQFDELCLYMGCLKWGDTVVPYLLDRCIRQFGYKQYVPSPPHDCMMANDIDVDWIGYHQSVLAVIRPTTLATTPSDIKDGYLE; encoded by the exons ATGATAAAAAAGAATGGCGATTTAAACAATG tGGTTCTAAGACGAGGTGTCGACGGTAGGATTCCAGATCATAGTTTAGGACGGGGCGCATCTACATCTGCAGCAGAGGCGGCTAGCTATCCAGGAGGGCCGTACAATACGTCTCTTTTGGTAAAGTACGAACTTCATGTTGCTCACCATTTATGGTTTGGTGAG GAAAGAGGTCTGAAGAAAGAGTTAAAGGTTGTTGGACACGAACTTAAGCTGACATCGAGGGTTCCACTAGCTCTTCCACAACAGATGGAGAGTTGGATTTCTAGGTCTGAGTCATCTTTACTTCAAAGAACTAGtttgaacaagatagacacaaatctg GCATTTGCGACTAGAGCATATTTGTTGATGTTGGTGGATTCCACAATTTTTGCCGACAAGACCTTTACACTTGTCGAGACACGATATCTCTTACTGTTTACAGATTTAGATAGATGTTCGGGATACAGTTGGGGAGCAACTGCATTGGTTTCCTATACAGATAccttggagatgcgtccatgttCAGTTGCAAGCAGCTTagtggatatcctactctcctacag aggaGAGAATTGGAAACCAGATGATAATTATGGTCTTCCTCGAGCGATGAAATGGTCCTATAGGCAAGGAGTCCTGAAGGTGGATGACTTGCTATCTATTTTGGAAGAGTTGATACTTGCCGATGTCATATGGCctccatttgaggatcatagaggATGGCGCCAGTTTGATGAGTTATGTCTGTACATGGggtgtttgaagtggggtgacacagttgttccatacttgcTTGACAGATGTATACGTCAGTTCGGGTACAAgcagtatgttccatccccacctcATGATTGTATGATGGCtaatgatattgatgttgattggattgGTTACCATCAGAGCGTTCTTGCTGTGATCCGTCCAACAACATTGGCCACTACTCCATCTGATATAAAAGATGGATACCTGGAGTAG